The proteins below are encoded in one region of Gallus gallus isolate bGalGal1 chromosome 12, bGalGal1.mat.broiler.GRCg7b, whole genome shotgun sequence:
- the NOL8 gene encoding nucleolar protein 8 isoform X4, with product MEKKQVSKRLYVGGLGHTVSKAELQERFGKFGRVLDVEIITRKDEQGNPTKTFAYVTVSSSEADLRKCISILNKTKWGGKTLQIEFAKESFLHRLAVEREEAKLQKEKPRRNDETVLLESLKKAGVIDFHMRAVPGTEVPDHKNWIVGKFGRVLPILHLRNQQKNKIVKYDPSKYCHNLRKLEEDLTHVVPVSKLTWHLEEKDDTISKKRQGEFPVTKEQPKKLRQLGSQDVNGVEVLPSGCQSHLRNISSLQLNQRSKTKSNEQSKLPPSSSLNSSISGQSLLSDKNSICRVMSPNNRMHASDSDVDSEEEIRAMMKKKMAKEQTENVETENDQLEIVGDNFELKYNTHWSIGNRGSMKKVVKGNSKERETMEWDNGYDSADTDEIIAESKSPGLSSMKTAVLENSKQVKVENKQILSSKKCDLINDSSLKTDNLREEHVESKGKMRKASNSALLSTAGNSTAKASHSESSYSESEEEESETSSNYESMMQNCYRLDLTLDDLKALAADKSETSEEELDSTHSSSQCSIKESAKGDVVHKPKRAKIPPAVKKKCICPEDILAAILDGEENADEESSKGQGNSCLKFQPFRGMGSLCDESTKDSTDIKKRSVESLGFDASLPFCGEKSPEGQSENHPFYSLEVGTKKKQNIQCEQQKELSDAASLADKNVCRPHLQGKNKKTNSLQGDQNSECGDTVPCTDESEGESSDLDSNAAMSQKHVKRQLKSPKLLSKKMRTDVSNASSECEVQKCANRKMSLLDNKELPGTASKESDTKKQLEDNQKRLAALEERQKERQLQKKLIQGALSNLDSQPTNKHKHIIFNSDVESEAEVDETLKKDESLEDTLERKEHDPKSSRRLFESSEDDQDETDDERFKIKPQFEGKAGEKLLNLQSRFGTDERFHMDARFLESESEEEGETNTMEADEEEEFAAEKKKNLQILGSLLNIDLEQSKTTKMTINAKKFKDINALRYDPTRQDHAVFEKKPKAIEEESKAKRKKKREENEKLPEVSKEIYCDIAVDLKESFGSSKNKPKRKEIPWDKDEAEESTPHDHLGPDAESNTAQDSSDFRFSFFDDKDQSDVKEEPYVFEAIKPIKVKWQEDPRFQDSSSEDDDEPEATESEREKEMFLPLPQSGSARFFFFFKDDERLREGPKLFCRSVNLNEEKDSWEDRRKLLLEECRKKHKDARRKMKTKQ from the exons ATGGAGAAGAAACAAGTTTCAAAACGCCTGTATGTCGGAGGACTTGGCCATACGGTTTCTAAGGCTGAACTGCAAGAAAGATTTGGGAAGTTTGGACGTGTTTTGGATGTAGAGATTATTACCAGAAAAGATGAGCAGG GGAACCCTACGAAAACTTTTGCTTACGTCACTGTCAGCAGTTCTGAGGCAGATCTTAGAAAAt gcatatcaattttaaataaaaccaaatggGGAGGGAAGACACTGCAAATTGAATTTgccaaagaaagctttttacATAG GCTTGCTGTGGAAAGAGAGGAAGcaaagctgcagaaagaaaagccacGTAGAAATGATGAAACAGTTCTTCTAGAATCACTGAAAAAGGCTGGAGTTATAGACTTCCATATGAGAGCAGTACCAGGTACAGAGGTGCCAGACCATAAG aattGGATTGTGGGTAAATTTGGCAGAGTCCTACCTATCCTACACCTTAGgaatcaacagaaaaataaa ATTGTGAAGTATGACCCATCAAAATATTGCCACAACCTTAGAAAGCTGGAGGAAGACTTGACGCATGTAGTTCCTGTATCCAAGCTTACTTGGCatttggaagagaaagatgACACCATAAGCAAGAAGCGACAAGGAGAGTTCCCTGTGACTAAGGAGCAACCTAAAAAACTGAGACAACTGGGCAGTCAGGATGTGAATGGAGTGGAAGTGCTCCCTTCTGGGTGTCAGTCACATTTGAGAAACATAAGCTCATTGCAGCTAAATCAAAGATCAAAAACCAAATCCAATGAGCAGTCTAAATTACCTCCATCAAGCAGCCTTAATAGTAGTATTTCAGGGCAAAGTTTACTATCagataaaaacagcatttgtagAGTGATGTCTCCAAATAACAGAATGCATGCTTCTGACAGTGACGTTGATTCCGAAGAGGAAATCAGAGCaatgatgaagaagaagatggcAAAAGAGCAAACTGAAAATGTTGAGACTGAAAATGACCAGCTGGAAATTGTTGGAGATAATTTTGAGTTAAAATACAATACTCACTGGTCCATAGGCAATCGAGGCTCCATGAAGAAAGTTGTCAAAGGAAACAGTAAAGAGAGAGAGACTATGGAATGGGACAATGGCTATGACTCAGCGGATACAGATGAGATTATTGCTGAGAGTAAATCTCCAGGTCTGAGTAGCATGAAAACTGCGGTTTTAGAAAACTCTAAACAGGTGAAGgtggaaaataaacagattttatcTAGTAAGAAATGTGATTTGATAAATGACTCCTCACTGAAAACTGACAATTTAAGAGAAGAACATGttgaaagcaaagggaaaatgagaaaagctaGCAATTCTGCCTTGTTGAGTACAGCAGGTAACAGTACAGCAAAAGCAAGTCATAGTGAGAGCTCTTATTCAGAGTCTGAGGAAGAGGAGTCTGAAACCAGTTCTAATTATGAATCCATGATGCAAAACTGTTACCGTCTAGACCTTACATTAGATGACCTAAAAGCATTGGCTGCTGATAAATCTGAGACATCAGAGGAAGAATTGGATAGTACACACAGTTCTAGTCAGTGCAGCATTAAAGAAAGTGCTAAAGGCGATGTCGTACATAAGCCTAAACGTGCTAAAATTCCtcctgcagttaaaaaaaagtgcATCTGTCCTGAAGATATACTTGCTGCCATTTTAGATGGGGAGGAGAATGCTGATGAGGAAAGTTCCAAGGGACAAGGTAATTCATGTTTGAAATTCCAGCCCTTCAGAGGAATGGGATCCCTTTGTGATGAGTCAACTAAGGACAGCACTGATATAAAAAAGAGATCTGTAGAAAGTTTAGGTTTTGAcgcttctcttcctttttgtgGGGAGAAGTCACCTGAAGGGCAGTCTGAGAACCATCCATTTTATTCTCTTGAAGTTGGcactaaaaagaaacaaaatatacaatgtgaacagcaaaaagagTTGTCAGATGCTGCCTCCTTAGCAGATAAGAATGTTTGCAGGCCACATTTacaaggaaagaacaaaaagacaaatTCTCTGCAAGGTGACCAGAATTCAGAGTGTGGAGATACTGTTCCTTGCACTGATGAAAGTGAAGGTGAGAGCAGTGACTTGGATAGTAATGCTGCCATGTCACAGAAACATGTGAAACGACAACTGAAAAGCccaaaactgctttcaaaaaaaatgaGGACAGATGTAAGCAACGCAAGTTCAGAATGTGAAGTTCAGAAATGTGCAAATAGGAAGATGAGCCTCTTGGATAATAAAGAACTTCCAGGTACTGCTTCAAAGGAGTCTGATACAAAAAAACAATTGGAGGATAACCAGAAGAGGCTGGCAGCTCtggaagagagacagaaagagaggCAATTACAGAAGAAACTCATTCAAGGAGCTCTTTCAAATTTG GATAGCCAGCCAACAAACAAGCATAAACACATCATATTCAATTCAGATGTGGAAAGTGAAGCTGAAGTGGATGAAACATTGAAGAAAGATGAGAGTTTGGAAGATACGCTTGAAAGA AAGGAACATGATCCTAAATCTTCTAGAAGACTCTTTGAAAGCAGCGAAGATGATCAAGACGAAACAGATGACGAGAGATTCAAAATTAAACCACAATTTGAAGGCAAAGCTGGTGAAAAA ctCTTAAATCTGCAATCCCGTTTTGGCACAGATGAAAGGTTTCACATGGATGCTCGATTCCTTGAAAGTGAGAGTGAAGAAGAAG GAGAAACCAATACAATGGAGgcagatgaggaggaagagtttgctgcagagaaaaagaaaaatctgcaaatACTGGGAAGTCTATTGAATATTGACCTAGAACAATCAAAAACAACTAAAATGACCATAAATGCTAAGAAATTCAA GGATATTAATGCTCTCCGCTATGATCCCACGAGGCAAGATCATGCAGTTTTTGAGAAGAAACCAAAAGCTATAGAAGAAGAGAG TAAagctaaaagaaagaagaagagagaagagaatgaGAAGCTGCCTGAAGTGTCTAAAGAAATATACTGTGACATTGCTGTTGATTTAAAAGAGTCATTTGGATCTTCaaagaacaaaccaaaaagaaaagaaataccgTGGGACAAAGATGAGGCAGAGGAATCAACTCCACATGACCATCTGGGACCTGATGCTGAGAGTAACACGGCTCAGGATTCCAGTGAtttcagattttccttctttgatGACAAGGATCAATCTGATGTAAAAGAAG
- the NOL8 gene encoding nucleolar protein 8 isoform X5 has protein sequence MEKKQVSKRLYVGGLGHTVSKAELQERFGKFGRVLDVEIITRKDEQGNPTKTFAYVTVSSSEADLRKCISILNKTKWGGKTLQIEFAKESFLHRLAVEREEAKLQKEKPRRNDETVLLESLKKAGVIDFHMRAVPGTEVPDHKNWIVGKFGRVLPILHLRNQQKNKIVKYDPSKYCHNLRKLEEDLTHVVPVSKLTWHLEEKDDTISKKRQGEFPVTKEQPKKLRQLGSQDVNGVEVLPSGCQSHLRNISSLQLNQRSKTKSNEQSKLPPSSSLNSSISGQSLLSDKNSICRVMSPNNRMHASDSDVDSEEEIRAMMKKKMAKEQTENVETENDQLEIVGDNFELKYNTHWSIGNRGSMKKVVKGNSKERETMEWDNGYDSADTDEIIAESKSPGLSSMKTAVLENSKQVKVENKQILSSKKCDLINDSSLKTDNLREEHVESKGKMRKASNSALLSTAGNSTAKASHSESSYSESEEEESETSSNYESMMQNCYRLDLTLDDLKALAADKSETSEEELDSTHSSSQCSIKESAKGDVVHKPKRAKIPPAVKKKCICPEDILAAILDGEENADEESSKGQGNSCLKFQPFRGMGSLCDESTKDSTDIKKRSVESLGFDASLPFCGEKSPEGQSENHPFYSLEVGTKKKQNIQCEQQKELSDAASLADKNVCRPHLQGKNKKTNSLQGDQNSECGDTVPCTDESEGESSDLDSNAAMSQKHVKRQLKSPKLLSKKMRTDVSNASSECEVQKCANRKMSLLDNKELPGTASKESDTKKQLEDNQKRLAALEERQKERQLQKKLIQGALSNLDSQPTNKHKHIIFNSDVESEAEVDETLKKDESLEDTLEREHDPKSSRRLFESSEDDQDETDDERFKIKPQFEGKAGEKLLNLQSRFGTDERFHMDARFLESESEEEGETNTMEADEEEEFAAEKKKNLQILGSLLNIDLEQSKTTKMTINAKKFKDINALRYDPTRQDHAVFEKKPKAIEEESKAKRKKKREENEKLPEVSKEIYCDIAVDLKESFGSSKNKPKRKEIPWDKDEAEESTPHDHLGPDAESNTAQDSSDFRFSFFDDKDQSDVKEEPYVFEAIKPIKVKWQEDPRFQDSSSEDDDEPEATESEREKEMFLPLPQSGSARFFFFFKDDERLREGPKLFCRSVNLNEEKDSWEDRRKLLLEECRKKHKDARRKMKTKQ, from the exons ATGGAGAAGAAACAAGTTTCAAAACGCCTGTATGTCGGAGGACTTGGCCATACGGTTTCTAAGGCTGAACTGCAAGAAAGATTTGGGAAGTTTGGACGTGTTTTGGATGTAGAGATTATTACCAGAAAAGATGAGCAGG GGAACCCTACGAAAACTTTTGCTTACGTCACTGTCAGCAGTTCTGAGGCAGATCTTAGAAAAt gcatatcaattttaaataaaaccaaatggGGAGGGAAGACACTGCAAATTGAATTTgccaaagaaagctttttacATAG GCTTGCTGTGGAAAGAGAGGAAGcaaagctgcagaaagaaaagccacGTAGAAATGATGAAACAGTTCTTCTAGAATCACTGAAAAAGGCTGGAGTTATAGACTTCCATATGAGAGCAGTACCAGGTACAGAGGTGCCAGACCATAAG aattGGATTGTGGGTAAATTTGGCAGAGTCCTACCTATCCTACACCTTAGgaatcaacagaaaaataaa ATTGTGAAGTATGACCCATCAAAATATTGCCACAACCTTAGAAAGCTGGAGGAAGACTTGACGCATGTAGTTCCTGTATCCAAGCTTACTTGGCatttggaagagaaagatgACACCATAAGCAAGAAGCGACAAGGAGAGTTCCCTGTGACTAAGGAGCAACCTAAAAAACTGAGACAACTGGGCAGTCAGGATGTGAATGGAGTGGAAGTGCTCCCTTCTGGGTGTCAGTCACATTTGAGAAACATAAGCTCATTGCAGCTAAATCAAAGATCAAAAACCAAATCCAATGAGCAGTCTAAATTACCTCCATCAAGCAGCCTTAATAGTAGTATTTCAGGGCAAAGTTTACTATCagataaaaacagcatttgtagAGTGATGTCTCCAAATAACAGAATGCATGCTTCTGACAGTGACGTTGATTCCGAAGAGGAAATCAGAGCaatgatgaagaagaagatggcAAAAGAGCAAACTGAAAATGTTGAGACTGAAAATGACCAGCTGGAAATTGTTGGAGATAATTTTGAGTTAAAATACAATACTCACTGGTCCATAGGCAATCGAGGCTCCATGAAGAAAGTTGTCAAAGGAAACAGTAAAGAGAGAGAGACTATGGAATGGGACAATGGCTATGACTCAGCGGATACAGATGAGATTATTGCTGAGAGTAAATCTCCAGGTCTGAGTAGCATGAAAACTGCGGTTTTAGAAAACTCTAAACAGGTGAAGgtggaaaataaacagattttatcTAGTAAGAAATGTGATTTGATAAATGACTCCTCACTGAAAACTGACAATTTAAGAGAAGAACATGttgaaagcaaagggaaaatgagaaaagctaGCAATTCTGCCTTGTTGAGTACAGCAGGTAACAGTACAGCAAAAGCAAGTCATAGTGAGAGCTCTTATTCAGAGTCTGAGGAAGAGGAGTCTGAAACCAGTTCTAATTATGAATCCATGATGCAAAACTGTTACCGTCTAGACCTTACATTAGATGACCTAAAAGCATTGGCTGCTGATAAATCTGAGACATCAGAGGAAGAATTGGATAGTACACACAGTTCTAGTCAGTGCAGCATTAAAGAAAGTGCTAAAGGCGATGTCGTACATAAGCCTAAACGTGCTAAAATTCCtcctgcagttaaaaaaaagtgcATCTGTCCTGAAGATATACTTGCTGCCATTTTAGATGGGGAGGAGAATGCTGATGAGGAAAGTTCCAAGGGACAAGGTAATTCATGTTTGAAATTCCAGCCCTTCAGAGGAATGGGATCCCTTTGTGATGAGTCAACTAAGGACAGCACTGATATAAAAAAGAGATCTGTAGAAAGTTTAGGTTTTGAcgcttctcttcctttttgtgGGGAGAAGTCACCTGAAGGGCAGTCTGAGAACCATCCATTTTATTCTCTTGAAGTTGGcactaaaaagaaacaaaatatacaatgtgaacagcaaaaagagTTGTCAGATGCTGCCTCCTTAGCAGATAAGAATGTTTGCAGGCCACATTTacaaggaaagaacaaaaagacaaatTCTCTGCAAGGTGACCAGAATTCAGAGTGTGGAGATACTGTTCCTTGCACTGATGAAAGTGAAGGTGAGAGCAGTGACTTGGATAGTAATGCTGCCATGTCACAGAAACATGTGAAACGACAACTGAAAAGCccaaaactgctttcaaaaaaaatgaGGACAGATGTAAGCAACGCAAGTTCAGAATGTGAAGTTCAGAAATGTGCAAATAGGAAGATGAGCCTCTTGGATAATAAAGAACTTCCAGGTACTGCTTCAAAGGAGTCTGATACAAAAAAACAATTGGAGGATAACCAGAAGAGGCTGGCAGCTCtggaagagagacagaaagagaggCAATTACAGAAGAAACTCATTCAAGGAGCTCTTTCAAATTTG GATAGCCAGCCAACAAACAAGCATAAACACATCATATTCAATTCAGATGTGGAAAGTGAAGCTGAAGTGGATGAAACATTGAAGAAAGATGAGAGTTTGGAAGATACGCTTGAAAGA GAACATGATCCTAAATCTTCTAGAAGACTCTTTGAAAGCAGCGAAGATGATCAAGACGAAACAGATGACGAGAGATTCAAAATTAAACCACAATTTGAAGGCAAAGCTGGTGAAAAA ctCTTAAATCTGCAATCCCGTTTTGGCACAGATGAAAGGTTTCACATGGATGCTCGATTCCTTGAAAGTGAGAGTGAAGAAGAAG GAGAAACCAATACAATGGAGgcagatgaggaggaagagtttgctgcagagaaaaagaaaaatctgcaaatACTGGGAAGTCTATTGAATATTGACCTAGAACAATCAAAAACAACTAAAATGACCATAAATGCTAAGAAATTCAA GGATATTAATGCTCTCCGCTATGATCCCACGAGGCAAGATCATGCAGTTTTTGAGAAGAAACCAAAAGCTATAGAAGAAGAGAG TAAagctaaaagaaagaagaagagagaagagaatgaGAAGCTGCCTGAAGTGTCTAAAGAAATATACTGTGACATTGCTGTTGATTTAAAAGAGTCATTTGGATCTTCaaagaacaaaccaaaaagaaaagaaataccgTGGGACAAAGATGAGGCAGAGGAATCAACTCCACATGACCATCTGGGACCTGATGCTGAGAGTAACACGGCTCAGGATTCCAGTGAtttcagattttccttctttgatGACAAGGATCAATCTGATGTAAAAGAAG